The proteins below are encoded in one region of Clostridia bacterium:
- a CDS encoding homocysteine synthase codes for MSTNASPYRLATLAVHGGQQPDPTTKSCAVPIYQTSSYVFDDADHAARLFALQESGNIYTRIMNPTTDVFEKRIAALEAGVAALAVASGLAAETLAITTLANAGDEIVSTTSLYGGTYNLFHYTLPKLGIHVRFADAADFDAIRAAINDRTKAIYTESLGNPKLDVADIEALAAIAHEFGLPLIVDNTCASPALCRPIEWGADIVINSATKFIGGHGTTIGGVIVDAGRFDWAASGRFTASFIEPDPSYHGVTYTGVFGNLAFIVKARVQGLRDTGACLSPFNSFLLLQGSETLHLRMERHSENALAVTKFLSEHPSVDWVNYPGLPSSAHHKLAKKYLPKGSGALVTFGIRGGFESGKKLMNSLKLFSLLANIGDAKSLVIHPASTTHQQLTEDQQGDTGVTPELIRLSVGIEDIRDIIGDLDQALSVAVHGHSRESAGAR; via the coding sequence ATGTCCACCAACGCCAGCCCTTACCGCCTCGCCACGCTTGCCGTTCACGGCGGCCAGCAGCCCGACCCGACGACCAAGTCCTGCGCCGTCCCGATTTATCAGACAAGTTCCTATGTCTTTGATGACGCCGACCACGCAGCTCGACTTTTTGCGCTCCAGGAGTCCGGCAACATCTATACGCGGATCATGAATCCGACTACCGATGTCTTCGAGAAGCGCATTGCGGCCCTCGAAGCCGGCGTCGCTGCCCTGGCTGTTGCTTCCGGGTTAGCTGCCGAGACACTGGCGATCACGACTCTTGCCAACGCCGGTGACGAAATCGTCTCCACCACTTCGCTGTACGGCGGCACGTATAACCTGTTCCACTACACGCTGCCGAAACTCGGCATTCACGTGCGCTTCGCCGATGCTGCCGATTTCGATGCGATCCGTGCGGCGATCAATGATCGCACCAAGGCCATTTACACCGAGTCGCTCGGCAATCCCAAGCTCGACGTCGCAGATATCGAAGCGCTGGCCGCCATCGCACACGAATTCGGCTTGCCGCTCATTGTGGACAATACATGCGCTTCGCCAGCGCTCTGTCGGCCCATCGAGTGGGGTGCCGATATCGTCATCAACTCCGCGACTAAGTTCATCGGCGGACACGGCACCACGATTGGCGGCGTCATCGTTGACGCTGGACGCTTCGACTGGGCAGCCTCCGGGCGCTTCACCGCCTCATTCATCGAACCCGATCCCTCCTACCACGGAGTCACTTACACTGGCGTTTTCGGCAATCTCGCTTTCATCGTCAAGGCTCGCGTACAGGGCCTGCGCGATACCGGCGCGTGCCTCTCTCCCTTTAATTCTTTCCTGCTTCTCCAGGGCTCCGAGACGCTTCACCTGCGCATGGAGCGCCACTCGGAGAACGCGCTCGCTGTCACGAAGTTCCTCTCCGAGCATCCGTCCGTTGATTGGGTGAACTATCCCGGCCTGCCGTCCAGCGCGCACCACAAGCTGGCGAAGAAATATCTGCCAAAGGGCTCCGGCGCGCTCGTCACCTTCGGCATTCGCGGCGGATTCGAATCGGGCAAAAAGCTGATGAATTCGCTCAAGCTGTTTAGCCTCTTGGCGAATATCGGCGACGCTAAGTCACTTGTCATACATCCCGCTTCCACCACGCACCAGCAACTCACGGAAGATCAGCAGGGCGACACCGGTGTAACCCCTGAACTGATCCGCCTGTCCGTCGGCATAGAGGATATTCGAGACATCATCGGCGACCTCGACCAGGCGCTGTCCGTCGCAGTCCACGGCCACTCACGAGAATCGGCAGGAGCGCGCTGA
- the eno gene encoding phosphopyruvate hydratase: MNEIEIIHAREVLDSRGNPTVEAEVTLLSGAKGRAIVPSGASTGEHEAVELRDQDSARFGGKGVSKAVQNVIDEIAPALTGMDASNQLEIDAQMIDLDGTENKGRLGANAILAVSMACARAVANSYDMPLYRYLGGLNGNLLPVPMMNILNGGAHADNNVDFQEFMVMPVGADSFSEALRWGTETFHTLKGVLKKRGYNTAVGDEGGFAPSLKSNVEAIEVILEAIQQAGYTPGEQIAIALDPAASEFFQDGKYIFKKSDKSAKSSEEMVRFWADWARQYPIVSIEDGLAEDDWDGWKLMTDEMGGKIQLVGDDLFVTNTERLARGIENGVANSILIKVNQIGTVTETLEAIELARRNGYTAVISHRSGESEDTFIADLAVGTGAGQIKTGSASRTDRIAKYNQLLRIEEELGMAANFLGLGALNYNGEIGEEASA, encoded by the coding sequence ATGAACGAAATCGAAATCATCCACGCTCGCGAAGTTCTCGATTCGCGCGGTAACCCCACTGTCGAAGCCGAAGTCACCCTGCTCAGCGGCGCCAAGGGGCGCGCGATCGTTCCCAGCGGCGCTTCCACCGGCGAACATGAAGCCGTCGAACTCCGCGATCAGGACAGCGCCCGCTTCGGCGGCAAGGGTGTTTCGAAGGCGGTGCAGAACGTTATCGACGAAATTGCTCCAGCCCTCACCGGCATGGATGCCAGCAATCAACTCGAGATTGACGCGCAGATGATCGACCTCGATGGCACCGAGAACAAGGGACGTCTGGGCGCAAACGCGATTCTCGCCGTCAGCATGGCTTGTGCCCGTGCGGTTGCAAATTCGTACGACATGCCGCTCTATCGGTACCTTGGCGGACTCAACGGCAACCTGCTTCCGGTTCCCATGATGAACATCCTGAACGGTGGAGCGCACGCCGACAACAACGTCGACTTCCAGGAATTCATGGTTATGCCCGTCGGCGCAGACTCCTTTTCGGAGGCGCTGCGCTGGGGCACAGAGACTTTCCATACCTTGAAGGGCGTGCTCAAGAAACGCGGCTACAACACCGCGGTCGGCGATGAAGGCGGCTTTGCTCCTTCGCTCAAGTCCAATGTCGAAGCCATCGAGGTAATCCTCGAGGCCATTCAGCAGGCTGGCTACACGCCGGGCGAACAGATCGCCATCGCGCTCGATCCCGCTGCCAGCGAGTTTTTCCAGGACGGCAAATACATCTTCAAGAAGTCCGATAAGTCGGCGAAGTCCAGCGAAGAGATGGTTCGCTTCTGGGCCGATTGGGCGCGCCAATATCCCATCGTCTCCATCGAAGACGGCCTTGCCGAAGATGACTGGGATGGCTGGAAACTGATGACCGATGAAATGGGCGGCAAAATTCAGCTTGTTGGCGACGACCTGTTCGTTACGAATACTGAACGCCTCGCGCGCGGCATCGAGAACGGCGTCGCTAATTCCATTCTCATCAAGGTCAACCAGATCGGAACCGTAACGGAAACGCTGGAAGCGATCGAACTCGCGCGGCGCAATGGTTACACCGCCGTTATTTCGCATCGCTCTGGCGAGAGCGAGGACACGTTCATCGCAGACCTGGCGGTTGGCACCGGCGCAGGACAGATCAAGACCGGTTCTGCATCGCGCACCGACCGCATCGCCAAGTACAACCAGTTGCTCCGCATCGAAGAAGAACTCGGCATGGCGGCAAACTTCCTTGGCCTCGGCGCGTTGAACTACAACGGCGAAATCGGCGAAGAAGCGAGCGCGTAA
- the groL gene encoding chaperonin GroEL (60 kDa chaperone family; promotes refolding of misfolded polypeptides especially under stressful conditions; forms two stacked rings of heptamers to form a barrel-shaped 14mer; ends can be capped by GroES; misfolded proteins enter the barrel where they are refolded when GroES binds): MAKQIVHGEESRQAILRGVNVLADAVKVTLGPKGRNVVIEKKFGSPTITKDGVTVAKEIELKDSLENMGAQMVREVASKTSDVAGDGTTTATVLAQSIFREGVKTVAAGANPMALKRGIDKAIQTVCGTLDKDGNRNKGTLDELSKPVTGEMIAQVGTISANNDDTIGHIIAEAMKKVGKDGVITVEEAKTMETQLEVVEGMQFDRGYLSPYMVTDPERMEAILENALILIHEKKISSMKDLLPILEQIAKAGRPLLIIAEDVEGEALATLVVNKLRGTLQVCAVKAPGFGDRRKAMLQDIAILTGGKAVTEDLGIKLENVQMGDLGQAKKITVDKDNTTIVEGKGKSGDIEGRVKEIRSQVDKTTSDYDREKLQERLAKLVGGVAVIKVGAATETEMKEKKARVEDAMHATRAAVEEGIVPGGGVALIRCIPAIEALGKSLEGDERIGANIVKRALEEPLRQIVANAGEEGAVIIGRIRDSKDIAFGYNAQSSEFVDLVKAGVIDPTKVTRTALQNAGSIASLMLTTEALVAEIPEEKKEAPMPGGHGGGMGMY; this comes from the coding sequence ATGGCAAAACAGATTGTGCACGGCGAGGAGTCCCGTCAGGCGATCCTCCGTGGCGTCAATGTTCTGGCAGACGCCGTGAAAGTTACGCTCGGTCCCAAGGGCCGCAACGTCGTTATAGAAAAGAAGTTCGGTTCCCCGACCATCACCAAGGACGGCGTTACCGTTGCGAAAGAAATCGAACTGAAGGATTCGCTCGAGAATATGGGCGCGCAGATGGTTCGTGAAGTCGCCAGCAAGACAAGCGATGTTGCCGGTGACGGCACCACGACGGCGACCGTTCTCGCCCAGTCCATTTTCCGCGAGGGCGTCAAGACCGTTGCCGCCGGCGCGAACCCAATGGCGCTGAAGCGCGGCATCGACAAGGCCATCCAGACCGTTTGCGGCACCCTCGACAAAGACGGCAACCGTAACAAGGGCACGCTCGACGAGCTTTCGAAGCCCGTCACCGGCGAAATGATTGCCCAGGTCGGCACCATTTCCGCTAACAACGATGACACGATCGGCCACATCATCGCCGAAGCGATGAAGAAGGTTGGCAAGGACGGCGTCATCACCGTTGAAGAAGCCAAGACGATGGAAACGCAGCTGGAAGTCGTCGAAGGCATGCAGTTCGATCGTGGCTACCTTTCACCGTACATGGTCACCGATCCCGAGCGCATGGAAGCAATTCTCGAGAACGCGCTCATCCTCATTCACGAGAAGAAGATCTCCTCAATGAAGGATTTGCTCCCCATCCTCGAGCAGATCGCCAAGGCAGGCCGTCCTCTGCTCATTATTGCTGAAGACGTCGAAGGCGAGGCTCTTGCCACGCTCGTCGTCAACAAGCTCCGTGGCACGCTGCAAGTTTGCGCCGTAAAGGCCCCTGGCTTCGGCGACCGCCGCAAGGCAATGCTGCAGGACATCGCCATCCTCACCGGCGGCAAGGCCGTTACCGAAGATCTCGGCATCAAGCTTGAGAACGTTCAAATGGGCGATCTCGGCCAGGCCAAGAAGATTACCGTCGACAAGGACAACACCACCATCGTCGAAGGGAAGGGCAAGTCGGGCGACATCGAAGGCCGCGTGAAGGAAATTCGCAGCCAGGTCGACAAGACCACCAGCGACTACGACCGCGAGAAGCTCCAGGAACGCCTGGCGAAGCTCGTCGGCGGCGTTGCCGTGATCAAAGTCGGCGCGGCGACCGAAACCGAAATGAAGGAAAAGAAAGCTCGCGTCGAAGACGCGATGCACGCTACCCGCGCTGCCGTCGAAGAAGGCATCGTCCCGGGCGGCGGTGTAGCCCTCATTCGCTGCATCCCGGCGATTGAAGCGCTCGGCAAGAGCCTTGAAGGCGATGAGCGCATCGGCGCCAACATCGTCAAGCGCGCCCTCGAAGAGCCTCTCCGCCAGATCGTCGCCAACGCTGGCGAAGAAGGCGCAGTGATCATCGGCCGCATCCGTGATTCGAAGGACATCGCTTTCGGCTACAACGCCCAGAGCAGCGAATTCGTGGACCTGGTGAAGGCCGGCGTCATCGACCCGACCAAGGTAACCCGCACCGCACTGCAGAACGCAGGCTCCATCGCCTCGCTCATGCTGACGACGGAAGCCCTCGTAGCCGAAATCCCGGAGGAGAAGAAAGAAGCTCCAATGCCCGGCGGCCATGGCGGCGGAATGGGAATGTACTAA
- a CDS encoding FKBP-type peptidyl-prolyl cis-trans isomerase has product MAQSGNDKPPAVEGTPVKTASGLQYWDVKTGTGATAVAGMNVKVHYTGWLENGTKFDSSVDRNEPFEFPLGGHRVIKGWDEGVAGMKVGGKRRLRIPPDLGYGARGAGGVIPPNATLLFDVELLDVK; this is encoded by the coding sequence ATGGCACAATCCGGTAATGATAAACCGCCGGCAGTCGAAGGTACCCCGGTAAAGACCGCGTCGGGGCTGCAGTATTGGGACGTGAAGACAGGCACTGGCGCAACCGCCGTGGCTGGCATGAACGTGAAGGTGCACTACACAGGCTGGCTAGAGAATGGCACAAAGTTCGACAGCTCTGTGGACCGCAACGAGCCATTCGAGTTCCCTCTTGGCGGACACCGCGTCATCAAGGGCTGGGACGAGGGCGTGGCAGGCATGAAGGTTGGCGGAAAGCGCCGGCTGCGCATCCCGCCTGACCTGGGTTACGGCGCCAGAGGCGCTGGCGGCGTGATCCCGCCGAACGCCACGCTGCTTTTCGATGTCGAACTACTCGACGTGAAGTAG
- the gpmI gene encoding 2,3-bisphosphoglycerate-independent phosphoglycerate mutase encodes MTRPKPLILIILDGWGYAPPSPANAISLAHKPTYDKLLTTFPNTLVHTSGRFVGLPTGQMGNSEVGHLNMGAGRIVYMDITKIDLMIENGELFSNPVLLAAMKQAKAGGRRLHFCGLLSDGGVHSHQNHLYALLKMAKQNGVERAFVHAFMDGRDTLPTNGAAYIDQLQQKVRELGGVGRLATVSGRYYAMDRDKKWDRERLAFDAMVHGKAQGGTSIDPVQTMKEFYNKGITDEFILPFVCVDNKGEPVATIRDEDVVINFNYRADRARQITRCLARESGITPSGGRDLPDWEALDAVIPRSECPRNLTYICMTQYDSKFKLPCVIPPESLGNILANVMSSLNMRNLRVAETEKYAHVTYFFNGGIETAFPGEDRMLVQSPKVATYDLTPEMNASGVADAVVKAVEDGTFDVMVVNFANADMVGHSGLIEPTVKAVETVDACLGRIYTAVKQRGGAMIVTADHGNAEQMVDPATGGPQTAHTTNPVPLILVSENANHFRLRTDGALQDIAPTVLGVLGVQQPKEMTGQDLRILLSPK; translated from the coding sequence ATGACTAGACCGAAGCCGCTCATCCTCATCATCCTTGATGGCTGGGGCTATGCGCCGCCGTCGCCCGCGAACGCGATTTCGCTCGCGCACAAGCCTACCTACGACAAACTGCTTACCACATTCCCGAACACGCTTGTCCACACCAGCGGACGCTTTGTCGGCCTGCCAACCGGGCAGATGGGCAACAGCGAAGTAGGGCACCTGAATATGGGTGCTGGCCGCATCGTTTATATGGACATCACCAAGATCGACCTGATGATCGAGAATGGCGAACTCTTCTCGAATCCCGTCTTGCTCGCTGCGATGAAGCAGGCGAAGGCGGGCGGGCGCAGGCTGCATTTCTGCGGACTGCTTTCCGATGGCGGCGTGCACTCGCACCAGAATCATCTCTACGCCTTGCTCAAGATGGCGAAGCAGAACGGCGTAGAACGCGCTTTTGTTCACGCGTTCATGGACGGTCGCGACACTCTTCCGACGAACGGCGCGGCTTACATTGACCAGCTTCAGCAGAAAGTGCGCGAACTCGGGGGCGTTGGACGCCTCGCCACCGTCAGTGGCCGCTATTACGCCATGGATCGCGACAAGAAGTGGGATCGCGAGCGGCTCGCCTTTGATGCCATGGTGCACGGCAAGGCGCAGGGCGGTACGTCCATCGATCCTGTGCAGACGATGAAAGAGTTTTACAACAAGGGCATCACCGACGAGTTCATCCTTCCGTTCGTCTGTGTGGACAACAAGGGCGAACCTGTCGCGACTATCCGCGATGAAGATGTGGTCATCAATTTCAATTACCGTGCGGACCGCGCTCGCCAGATCACTCGTTGCCTTGCGCGCGAGAGCGGTATCACTCCAAGTGGCGGACGCGACCTGCCGGACTGGGAAGCGCTCGACGCGGTCATCCCGCGCAGTGAGTGCCCGCGCAATTTGACGTACATCTGCATGACTCAGTACGACTCCAAGTTCAAGCTTCCATGCGTGATTCCGCCTGAGTCGCTGGGCAACATTCTCGCGAACGTCATGAGTTCGCTCAATATGCGCAACCTGCGCGTGGCTGAGACAGAGAAGTACGCGCACGTCACGTACTTCTTCAATGGCGGCATCGAGACGGCGTTTCCCGGCGAAGATCGCATGCTTGTGCAGTCTCCCAAGGTCGCGACCTACGACTTAACGCCCGAGATGAACGCCAGCGGTGTCGCTGATGCTGTTGTCAAAGCCGTGGAAGATGGCACTTTCGATGTGATGGTTGTGAACTTCGCGAACGCCGATATGGTCGGACACAGCGGCCTGATCGAACCGACGGTCAAAGCGGTTGAGACGGTCGACGCCTGCCTCGGTCGCATCTACACGGCAGTCAAGCAGCGCGGCGGCGCGATGATCGTCACCGCAGATCACGGCAACGCCGAGCAGATGGTTGACCCGGCGACTGGCGGTCCGCAGACTGCGCACACGACCAATCCCGTTCCGCTCATCCTTGTCAGCGAAAACGCCAATCATTTCCGTTTACGCACCGATGGTGCGCTTCAGGATATTGCGCCTACGGTCCTCGGCGTTCTCGGTGTCCAGCAACCCAAGGAAATGACAGGACAGGATCTCCGCATACTGCTTTCGCCGAAGTAG
- a CDS encoding thioredoxin family protein, with protein MKARTIALFLLVFGCSALFAQGAPANSSTDNQATNAASSAMYAPVHVYDAARDAASDIDSAVKEAARTGKRVLVEVGGLWCSWCKYMDKFFDQNTNVRQLRDDNFVLVKVNFSPENENKTVLAKYGNVPGYPHIFVLDSDGKLLHSQETANLEEGRGYSAKAVTTFLNKWAPARAS; from the coding sequence ATGAAGGCCCGAACCATCGCACTGTTTCTACTTGTATTCGGCTGCTCTGCCCTGTTCGCACAGGGCGCACCTGCCAATTCTTCAACAGATAACCAAGCGACGAACGCCGCTTCCAGCGCTATGTACGCACCTGTGCACGTGTACGATGCCGCGCGCGACGCCGCCAGCGATATCGACAGCGCCGTCAAGGAAGCTGCCCGAACAGGCAAGCGCGTTCTCGTAGAGGTCGGCGGACTTTGGTGTAGCTGGTGTAAATATATGGACAAGTTCTTCGACCAGAACACCAACGTGCGTCAATTGCGCGACGATAACTTCGTGTTGGTGAAAGTGAACTTCAGTCCCGAAAACGAAAACAAGACGGTACTTGCAAAGTACGGCAACGTACCAGGATACCCACACATATTCGTGCTCGATTCCGACGGCAAGCTGCTGCACTCGCAGGAAACGGCCAACCTTGAGGAGGGCCGCGGTTACAGCGCGAAGGCAGTCACGACATTTCTGAACAAATGGGCTCCCGCACGCGCATCGTAG
- a CDS encoding homoserine O-acetyltransferase, with the protein MASIVHHLTQGNVIFAEREPFKLECGGELSPVTIRYAIFGEPNAVGDNVVLVCHALSGSARVDQWWPELFAPGGALANERWCVVCTNILGSCYGSTGPGLVDPSTGRPHGADFPVVTISDTVRAQAHVLTALGIDHIRAVIGASIGGMQALEWAIRYPERVDDCVAIAAAPLSPLGLALNHVQRLAIESAVDERSGLRLARALAMCTYKSAELFSERYGRKPNRAGDEPWSSPSGRFDVAGYLDHQGRIFQDRFDGASYAAITRAMDLWDPEHEHGPAAYERVAARVSLVGISSDWLFPAEDVRTLATKLRNSGCDCTYTEIQSAHGHDAFLAEPQHVNTLLNAILHEPAARPGTAFAAFASQEEQNGTTR; encoded by the coding sequence ATGGCGTCCATCGTTCATCATTTGACGCAAGGCAACGTTATTTTCGCCGAGCGAGAACCTTTCAAACTCGAGTGTGGTGGAGAACTCAGCCCCGTCACTATTCGGTATGCCATTTTCGGCGAGCCGAACGCTGTGGGCGATAATGTCGTGCTCGTCTGCCACGCTCTCTCCGGTTCCGCGCGCGTGGATCAGTGGTGGCCAGAACTGTTCGCGCCCGGCGGTGCCCTCGCCAATGAACGCTGGTGCGTTGTCTGCACCAACATTCTCGGCTCCTGTTACGGCTCGACTGGACCCGGCTTGGTCGATCCATCCACCGGCAGGCCCCACGGCGCAGACTTCCCGGTCGTCACCATCTCTGATACCGTCCGCGCGCAAGCACACGTGCTCACCGCGCTCGGCATCGATCACATTCGAGCTGTTATCGGTGCGTCCATCGGCGGTATGCAGGCGCTTGAGTGGGCCATACGCTATCCGGAGCGCGTGGACGACTGCGTCGCAATCGCTGCCGCGCCTCTTTCGCCGCTGGGGCTTGCGCTCAATCACGTGCAGCGCCTGGCGATCGAATCTGCGGTGGACGAGCGTTCCGGGCTGCGCCTCGCACGAGCGCTTGCCATGTGTACCTACAAATCAGCAGAGCTGTTCTCGGAGCGCTACGGCCGCAAGCCTAACCGCGCCGGAGACGAACCGTGGTCATCGCCCTCGGGACGCTTCGACGTTGCCGGATACCTCGATCACCAGGGGCGCATCTTCCAGGATCGGTTCGATGGCGCCAGCTATGCCGCCATCACTCGCGCCATGGACCTCTGGGACCCCGAACACGAACACGGCCCCGCAGCGTACGAGCGCGTTGCTGCCCGTGTGTCACTCGTAGGCATCTCGTCCGACTGGCTCTTCCCTGCCGAAGATGTTCGCACGTTGGCTACCAAGCTACGCAACTCCGGTTGTGACTGCACTTACACGGAAATCCAATCCGCACATGGGCACGACGCATTCCTAGCCGAACCGCAGCACGTGAACACGCTGCTCAACGCAATTCTTCATGAACCAGCAGCAAGGCCCGGCACAGCATTCGCTGCCTTCGCCAGCCAGGAGGAACAGAATGGCACAACTCGTTGA
- a CDS encoding D-2-hydroxyacid dehydrogenase, with the protein MRLLIVLHHRFELWNAPDWVPTRLRQDFSNLEVVHLKNYDEIDREIVDAEVAVLWSLRPEQLRAAKRLRWIHSPAAAVHALMIPEVIASDIVVTNASEVHGHVVAEHAVAMVFALSKRLHRTMHYQHARTWGQNQLWDERPRPRELRGATLGVIGLGAIGREVARMANAIGMNTLAVREHPERGSAPALQVVGFESIDEVLGRSDFVVLAAPLTPKTRACINADRLRAMRPEAYFVNVSRGALVDEPALIDALRNSRIAGAALDVFANEPLSGDSELWSLPNLIITPHSAAATENLWERHYQLLAENLRRYKSGEPLLGVVDKQKGY; encoded by the coding sequence ATGAGACTGCTGATCGTCCTTCATCATCGCTTTGAGCTTTGGAATGCCCCCGACTGGGTTCCGACGCGATTGCGTCAAGACTTTTCCAACTTGGAAGTAGTTCACCTCAAGAACTACGACGAGATCGACCGCGAGATTGTGGACGCCGAAGTTGCGGTGCTTTGGTCCCTCCGCCCTGAGCAGTTGCGTGCCGCCAAACGGTTGCGTTGGATTCACTCTCCCGCGGCTGCCGTGCATGCGCTGATGATCCCAGAAGTCATTGCCAGCGACATCGTTGTGACCAATGCCAGTGAAGTGCACGGGCACGTTGTCGCCGAGCACGCCGTGGCGATGGTGTTCGCACTCAGCAAACGACTCCATCGCACCATGCACTACCAGCACGCGCGAACTTGGGGCCAGAATCAGCTATGGGATGAGCGTCCACGGCCTAGAGAACTTCGTGGGGCAACGCTCGGCGTAATTGGCCTCGGCGCGATCGGCCGCGAAGTCGCGCGTATGGCAAACGCGATCGGCATGAACACCCTCGCCGTACGGGAACATCCCGAGCGCGGCAGCGCGCCCGCGCTCCAAGTCGTCGGCTTCGAGAGCATCGACGAGGTTTTGGGACGTTCCGACTTCGTTGTCCTCGCCGCGCCCCTCACGCCGAAGACGCGGGCTTGCATCAACGCCGATAGACTGCGGGCCATGAGGCCAGAGGCCTACTTCGTCAACGTCTCCCGCGGTGCTCTGGTGGATGAACCAGCGCTCATCGACGCCCTGCGCAACAGCCGCATAGCCGGAGCCGCGCTGGACGTCTTCGCCAACGAGCCACTCTCAGGCGACTCTGAGTTGTGGAGTTTGCCGAATCTGATCATCACGCCGCACTCGGCCGCCGCGACCGAGAACCTGTGGGAACGTCATTATCAACTGCTCGCCGAAAATCTGCGCCGTTACAAATCGGGAGAACCGCTGCTCGGCGTTGTGGACAAGCAGAAAGGCTATTAA
- a CDS encoding 3-oxoacyl-ACP reductase family protein, producing MAQLVELPQTATSNPFPRTLLSDRVAIVTGASRGIGRAVALRLAESGARVVVNYLQHDDAAEEVLSGLRELGALAFAVKGDVSDVKVAQSLVDQTVAEFGRVDVLVANAGIWEGAPVEQMKEALWDRVLDANLKGTWTCCRAVVPAMKRVGGGSIVIVSSTAGQRGEAGFSNYAASKGGQISFAKSLATELAPIIRVNCVAPGWVDTDLNTEVFKNGSRADIARAIPLRRIATADDVANPIVFLASDWARHISGEVLNVNGAAVLCG from the coding sequence ATGGCACAACTCGTTGAACTCCCCCAGACCGCAACTTCCAACCCATTTCCTCGCACGCTGCTTAGCGATCGCGTCGCCATCGTCACCGGAGCCTCTCGGGGCATCGGACGCGCCGTAGCGCTGCGTCTGGCTGAATCCGGCGCTCGCGTGGTTGTCAACTATCTGCAACACGATGATGCCGCCGAGGAAGTCCTCTCCGGCCTTCGCGAACTTGGCGCGCTGGCTTTCGCCGTCAAGGGCGACGTGAGCGATGTAAAAGTTGCGCAATCATTGGTGGACCAGACCGTCGCCGAGTTCGGGCGTGTAGATGTCCTTGTTGCAAACGCTGGAATCTGGGAGGGAGCGCCCGTCGAGCAGATGAAGGAGGCGTTGTGGGACCGCGTGCTCGACGCCAACCTGAAAGGAACCTGGACCTGTTGTCGCGCCGTCGTGCCCGCAATGAAGCGCGTTGGCGGCGGATCGATCGTCATCGTTAGCTCTACGGCCGGTCAGCGCGGCGAAGCCGGTTTCTCCAACTATGCGGCCTCAAAAGGCGGACAGATCAGCTTCGCGAAATCGCTCGCAACGGAATTGGCGCCCATCATCCGCGTCAACTGCGTCGCGCCCGGCTGGGTAGACACCGATTTGAACACCGAGGTATTCAAGAACGGCAGCCGCGCCGATATCGCACGCGCCATCCCATTGCGTCGCATCGCCACCGCAGACGACGTCGCCAACCCAATCGTATTTCTCGCCTCTGATTGGGCTCGCCACATTAGCGGCGAAGTCCTCAACGTGAACGGCGCCGCCGTCCTCTGCGGATAA
- the groES gene encoding co-chaperone GroES has protein sequence MATKLTPLHDRIVVRRVEESETTRGGIIIPDSAKDKPQEGEVIAVGKGKSNEEGKISPLEVKAGDRILFGKYAGTEIKIDGEEFLIMREEEVLGILEGAAKKASK, from the coding sequence ATGGCAACGAAGCTTACTCCGCTGCATGACCGCATCGTGGTCCGCCGCGTCGAGGAATCAGAGACGACCCGTGGTGGCATTATCATCCCCGATTCCGCAAAAGATAAGCCGCAGGAAGGCGAAGTCATCGCCGTCGGCAAAGGAAAGAGCAACGAGGAAGGCAAAATCAGCCCCCTGGAAGTCAAGGCTGGCGACCGCATCCTCTTCGGCAAGTATGCCGGCACCGAAATCAAGATCGATGGCGAAGAGTTCCTCATCATGCGTGAGGAAGAAGTTCTCGGCATCCTCGAAGGCGCAGCCAAGAAAGCCTCGAAGTAA